A genome region from Methanobrevibacter sp. includes the following:
- a CDS encoding symporter small accessory protein — translation MMVLGIEDPLIWGVYVGIILSTLLCIVYGIVNWNKGD, via the coding sequence ATGATGGTTTTGGGAATAGAAGACCCGCTGATTTGGGGAGTATATGTGGGAATTATCTTATCAACACTTCTATGTATTGTTTATGGTATTGTAAACTGGAATAAAGGAGATTAA
- a CDS encoding sodium:solute symporter — protein sequence MNVMILTIVFIIYIFSLVLVGYYAYKKNDSSEDFMIAGKDTHPFIMAMSYGATFISTAAIVGFGGVASEYGMSVLWLAFLNIIIGVFIAFVFLGKRTRRMGHALDSLTFPEFLGKRFDSKFIHYVSGLIIFCAMPIYAAVVLIGAARFLESSLLIDFSIALLILSIIITFYVLFGGIRGVMYTDALQGSIMVVAMVFLLVFVYWLLGGVETANTALTNMVHLYPASATATGGTGWTAFPEFGSPFWWSLVSSTLVGVGIGVLAQPSLIVRFLTVKSDKELNRSVLIGGIFIAIMPTTAYIAGSLSNVYFFDKLGKIAIDVVGGNIDKVIPTFITMALPEWFVYIFLLSLIAAAMSTISSQLHTQGTSFGVDIYGTIRNKSKQKIDQVTITRIGILIAIILALVMAFLLPGSVIALGTSLFFEVCSAAFLPVFLGALYWKGITKLGAIAGILSGTFVSLFWLAFVFKKTAVGLGICKMIFGVETLLPAAPWPFIDVMLIAVPISALFTIIVSLLTKPPAQEVIDKAFSDIDNKGSEAQ from the coding sequence ATGAACGTGATGATTTTAACAATCGTATTTATAATCTATATATTTTCGCTTGTTTTAGTAGGATATTATGCCTATAAAAAAAATGATTCCTCCGAAGACTTCATGATTGCCGGTAAAGATACCCACCCTTTCATTATGGCAATGAGTTATGGTGCGACTTTTATTTCAACGGCAGCTATTGTTGGTTTTGGAGGAGTTGCCAGTGAATATGGTATGAGTGTTTTATGGTTGGCATTCTTAAACATTATCATTGGTGTATTTATTGCATTTGTATTTTTAGGAAAGAGAACTCGTAGAATGGGGCATGCTTTGGATTCTTTGACTTTCCCTGAGTTTTTAGGTAAACGTTTTGACTCAAAATTTATACATTATGTCTCAGGTTTAATAATTTTTTGCGCAATGCCGATTTATGCGGCAGTAGTATTGATTGGAGCTGCCAGATTTTTGGAATCTTCATTATTAATCGATTTTAGCATTGCTTTACTTATATTGTCAATTATTATTACATTCTATGTATTGTTTGGTGGTATTCGTGGTGTAATGTATACTGATGCATTGCAGGGAAGTATTATGGTTGTAGCCATGGTATTCCTGCTTGTATTTGTATACTGGTTACTTGGGGGTGTTGAAACAGCAAACACCGCATTGACAAACATGGTTCATTTATACCCTGCCAGCGCCACTGCAACGGGAGGAACCGGGTGGACGGCATTTCCGGAGTTCGGATCTCCATTCTGGTGGTCACTTGTATCATCCACTCTTGTTGGTGTAGGTATTGGGGTGCTTGCTCAACCTTCATTGATTGTAAGATTCCTAACAGTCAAATCAGATAAAGAATTAAACAGGTCTGTTTTGATTGGAGGTATTTTCATTGCAATCATGCCAACAACCGCTTATATTGCAGGTTCACTTTCAAATGTATACTTCTTTGATAAGCTGGGCAAAATTGCAATTGATGTAGTTGGTGGAAACATTGATAAGGTCATTCCAACATTCATTACAATGGCGCTGCCTGAATGGTTTGTATATATTTTCTTGCTTTCATTAATTGCAGCTGCAATGTCAACAATTTCTTCACAACTGCACACTCAGGGTACCTCATTTGGTGTGGATATCTATGGAACAATAAGAAACAAATCCAAACAAAAAATAGATCAGGTAACTATTACAAGGATAGGTATCTTAATAGCTATTATCTTGGCGTTAGTAATGGCATTTTTACTTCCTGGAAGCGTAATTGCACTTGGAACAAGTCTGTTTTTCGAAGTTTGTTCAGCAGCATTCCTGCCTGTATTTTTAGGAGCGCTTTACTGGAAAGGAATTACAAAGCTAGGAGCAATTGCAGGAATTCTTTCAGGAACATTTGTCAGTTTATTCTGGTTAGCATTTGTATTTAAGAAGACCGCTGTAGGACTTGGAATCTGTAAAATGATTTTTGGTGTTGAAACATTATTGCCTGCAGCGCCATGGCCGTTTATTGATGTAATGCTGATTGCAGTACCGATTTCAGCCTTATTTACAATTATTGTAAGTCTGCTTACCAAACCTCCTGCTCAGGAGGTAATCGATAAAGCATTTTCAGACATAGATAATAAAGGAAGTGAAGCGCAATGA
- a CDS encoding ABC transporter substrate-binding protein, whose translation MERKIKVIVLMLVVLVAIGVATHLFLSPSTTGSEGSQNITDMINRTVEIPAVKNVVATAPPMTTVVYMIAPDKLKAVNFQWTDEELKYVPNEYANFPVVGGWYGTQDGSYEEFIAAEPDVVIESIDEGSGGDLSTVNQRQEKFGKIPVIGVRDTTNVKKVGESILFMGKVIGAEDKANQLNDFNNKYLNIVHDKSSKLSDGEKKSVYYACGSDGLQTYPSGASHGQLIDLVGGKNVADSINQGNTTTGAQISIEQVIKWNPDLIITSDMDFYNKVYNDSNWAHIKAVQNKEVYLSPQSPFKWFDRPVGANMIIGVPWTAKVIYPDDYKEFNMVDVTKEFYSNFYHFDLSDDQARDILISSGLDESNF comes from the coding sequence ATGGAAAGGAAAATTAAAGTTATAGTTTTAATGTTAGTTGTTTTGGTGGCGATTGGCGTTGCTACTCATTTATTTTTAAGTCCCTCCACTACCGGCAGTGAAGGTTCTCAAAATATAACTGATATGATTAATAGGACAGTGGAAATACCTGCCGTTAAAAATGTTGTAGCCACTGCTCCTCCGATGACTACTGTGGTTTATATGATTGCTCCTGATAAATTAAAAGCGGTTAACTTCCAGTGGACTGATGAAGAGTTGAAATATGTGCCGAATGAATATGCAAACTTCCCCGTTGTTGGCGGTTGGTATGGTACTCAGGATGGAAGTTATGAAGAATTTATCGCAGCAGAACCTGATGTTGTAATAGAATCCATTGATGAAGGCAGCGGAGGAGATTTGTCCACTGTTAATCAGCGTCAGGAAAAATTCGGTAAAATTCCTGTTATTGGAGTTCGTGACACTACCAATGTCAAAAAAGTAGGAGAATCCATACTGTTCATGGGAAAAGTTATAGGGGCTGAAGATAAAGCCAATCAGCTTAATGATTTTAATAATAAATATTTGAATATTGTACATGATAAATCATCTAAATTGTCTGATGGTGAAAAAAAATCGGTTTATTATGCCTGCGGCAGTGATGGTTTACAGACTTATCCTTCAGGTGCTTCTCACGGTCAGTTAATTGATTTGGTAGGTGGAAAGAATGTTGCAGATTCTATAAATCAGGGCAATACTACAACAGGTGCACAAATATCTATCGAACAGGTCATTAAATGGAATCCTGATTTGATTATTACCAGTGATATGGATTTCTATAATAAAGTTTATAATGATTCAAATTGGGCGCATATTAAAGCAGTTCAGAATAAAGAGGTTTACCTGTCACCACAATCTCCGTTCAAATGGTTTGATAGGCCTGTTGGTGCTAATATGATTATTGGCGTTCCATGGACTGCAAAAGTAATTTATCCTGATGATTATAAAGAATTCAACATGGTTGATGTTACTAAAGAGTTTTATAGTAATTTTTATCATTTTGATTTAAGCGATGATCAGGCAAGGGATATTCTAATCAGTTCAGGACTTGATGAATCAAATTTTTAG